The proteins below are encoded in one region of Cytobacillus sp. IB215665:
- the frr gene encoding ribosome recycling factor, producing the protein MSKEVINSVKSKMEKAIQAFSRELATVRAGRANPSLLDKVTVDYYGAPTPVNQLATVTVPEARMLTIQPYDKSSLGDIEKAILKADLGLTPSNDGSIIRITIPALTEERRRELTKVVRKYGEEAKVAVRNVRRDGNDELKKLEKNSEITEDELRGLTEDIQKITDDHIKKIDQVAKEKEAEIMEV; encoded by the coding sequence ATGTCAAAAGAAGTTATTAATAGTGTGAAATCTAAAATGGAAAAAGCTATTCAAGCATTCTCAAGAGAGTTAGCGACAGTAAGAGCTGGTCGTGCAAACCCTTCATTATTAGATAAAGTGACAGTAGATTATTATGGTGCACCAACTCCGGTAAATCAACTAGCAACAGTTACTGTACCTGAAGCACGTATGTTAACTATTCAACCTTATGATAAATCATCTTTAGGTGATATCGAAAAAGCAATCTTAAAGGCTGACCTCGGATTAACACCATCTAATGATGGTTCAATTATTCGAATTACGATACCAGCATTAACTGAAGAGCGCCGTAGAGAATTAACAAAAGTAGTAAGAAAATACGGTGAAGAAGCAAAAGTGGCAGTGCGTAATGTACGTCGTGATGGAAATGACGAATTAAAAAAGCTTGAAAAAAATAGTGAAATCACTGAGGATGAGCTTCGCGGACTAACCGAGGATATTCAAAAAATAACGGATGATCATATTAAAAAAATTGATCAGGTTGCTAAAGAAAAAGAAGCAGAAATTATGGAAGTATAA